One window of the Halobacillus litoralis genome contains the following:
- the atpD gene encoding F0F1 ATP synthase subunit beta, whose protein sequence is MSKGRVTQIMGPVVDVTFDDGQLPDLNNALHVQYDAQSENESNVDLTLEVALHLGDNTVRTVAMSSTEGVMRGTPVTDKGSPISVPVGDVTLGRVFNVLGENIDLDEPLGKEVRRDPIHRTAPVFENLATETEILETGIKVVDLLAPYVKGGKIGLFGGAGVGKTVLIQELINNIAQEHGGISVFAGVGERTREGNDLYYEMTDSGVIKKTAMVFGQMNEPPGARMRVALSGLTMAEYFRDEQGQDVLFFIDNIFRFTQGGLEVSALLGRMPSAVGYQPTLATEMGQLQERITSTDKGSVTSIQAIYVPADDYTDPAPATTFAHLDATTNLERKLSEQGIYPAVDPLASTSRALDPEIVGDEHYDVAREVQRTLQRYKELQDIIAILGMDELSDEDKLTVSRARRVQFFLSQNFHVAEQFTGQSGSYVPVSETVKGFKEILDGKYDDVPEDAFRLVGRIEDVVEKSKQMQ, encoded by the coding sequence ATGAGTAAAGGACGCGTGACTCAGATTATGGGACCGGTTGTTGACGTAACCTTCGATGACGGCCAACTCCCAGATCTTAACAACGCATTGCACGTCCAATATGACGCGCAATCTGAAAATGAATCAAACGTAGACCTTACATTGGAAGTCGCCCTTCACTTGGGTGACAACACTGTCCGTACAGTAGCCATGTCATCAACAGAAGGTGTCATGCGTGGCACACCGGTTACAGATAAAGGAAGCCCTATTTCTGTCCCTGTAGGAGATGTGACGCTTGGTCGGGTATTCAATGTACTTGGTGAAAATATTGACTTGGATGAACCACTTGGGAAAGAGGTTCGTCGTGACCCGATCCACCGTACTGCTCCGGTATTCGAAAACCTGGCGACAGAGACTGAAATCCTTGAAACAGGGATTAAAGTCGTTGACCTTCTTGCCCCTTATGTAAAAGGTGGTAAGATCGGATTGTTCGGTGGTGCCGGTGTAGGTAAAACCGTTTTGATCCAGGAATTGATCAATAATATCGCTCAAGAACATGGTGGTATTTCCGTGTTTGCTGGTGTAGGAGAGCGTACACGTGAAGGTAATGACCTTTACTACGAGATGACGGATTCAGGTGTAATTAAGAAAACAGCTATGGTATTCGGTCAAATGAACGAGCCGCCTGGAGCGCGTATGCGTGTTGCTCTATCCGGTCTGACTATGGCTGAATACTTCCGTGATGAACAAGGGCAGGATGTACTCTTCTTCATCGATAATATTTTCCGCTTTACCCAAGGTGGTCTGGAAGTATCTGCCCTTCTCGGTCGTATGCCTTCAGCTGTTGGTTATCAGCCGACCCTGGCAACAGAGATGGGTCAGCTTCAAGAGCGAATCACTTCTACAGACAAGGGATCTGTTACATCGATCCAGGCGATTTACGTACCTGCCGATGACTATACAGACCCTGCGCCAGCTACGACTTTCGCACACTTGGACGCAACCACAAACCTTGAACGTAAACTTTCAGAGCAAGGAATCTATCCAGCCGTAGATCCACTGGCTTCTACGTCTCGTGCCTTGGACCCTGAGATTGTTGGAGACGAGCACTATGATGTAGCTCGTGAAGTTCAACGTACGCTTCAGCGTTATAAAGAACTTCAAGATATTATCGCTATCCTCGGGATGGATGAGTTATCTGATGAGGATAAGTTGACGGTATCTCGTGCACGTCGTGTACAATTCTTCCTTTCTCAGAACTTCCACGTAGCTGAACAGTTCACAGGACAATCTGGTTCTTACGTGCCTGTTTCAGAAACAGTCAAAGGCTTCAAGGAAATTCTTGACGGCAAATATGACGATGTCCCTGAAGATGCATTCCGACTTGTCGGCCGTATCGAAGACGTCGTAGAAAAATCAAAACAAATGCAATAA
- a CDS encoding DUF1146 family protein has translation MEQYFAEEALLSMTSHLIFIVITWRVLQSVNFDAFFKKDRVFEARALIIMITIALGTAVSNFFLEFISWSNSLVYLF, from the coding sequence TTGGAACAATACTTTGCTGAAGAAGCTTTGCTTAGTATGACATCACATTTGATTTTCATTGTCATAACATGGAGGGTTTTGCAATCGGTCAACTTTGATGCTTTTTTCAAAAAAGATCGGGTATTTGAGGCCAGGGCTTTAATTATTATGATTACCATCGCATTAGGTACAGCGGTCAGTAACTTCTTTTTAGAGTTCATATCATGGTCGAACAGTCT
- a CDS encoding F0F1 ATP synthase subunit epsilon — MSTLTVSVVTPDGPVLEDAFEMVSCKAESGELGVLPGHIPMVAPLTISAVRLKGEGKSDRIAVSGGFLEVRPDKVTILAQSAEKPSDIDIDRARMAKERAERRLQDKQADIDFQRAEMALKRAINRLHVYENNF; from the coding sequence ATGAGCACACTGACGGTGAGTGTAGTCACTCCTGATGGCCCGGTGTTGGAAGATGCATTTGAAATGGTTAGTTGTAAGGCGGAAAGTGGAGAACTCGGGGTTCTACCTGGACATATCCCTATGGTAGCTCCGCTAACCATCAGCGCTGTTCGCTTGAAAGGGGAAGGTAAGTCCGATCGTATCGCAGTCAGCGGTGGGTTTTTAGAGGTTCGTCCTGATAAAGTGACAATCCTGGCTCAATCAGCTGAAAAACCTTCGGATATTGATATCGACCGTGCCCGGATGGCAAAGGAACGTGCCGAGCGTCGCCTGCAAGATAAACAAGCCGATATTGATTTCCAACGGGCTGAAATGGCACTCAAGCGAGCCATTAATCGTTTGCATGTTTATGAAAATAACTTCTAA
- a CDS encoding F0F1 ATP synthase subunit gamma, whose amino-acid sequence MASLRDIKGRITSTKKTKQITKAMEMVSASKLNRAEQNAKRFVPYSEKIQEVVASIAQGGGDASHPMLESREVKRTGYLVITSDRGLAGAFNSSVLRKVYQQIRDHHTSAEEYTLITMGRIGRDFFRKRNMPVDMDITGVADQPDFADIKDIASDTVQLYTDEKIDQLYIYYNHYVSAITQEVTEKKVLPLTDLNKEGKASQSSYEYEPNQEEILEVLLPQYAESLIYGALLDSKASEHAARMTAMKSATDNADDLIGDLTLSYNRARQAAITQEITEIVGGAAALE is encoded by the coding sequence GTATCCGCTTCAAAGCTGAATCGCGCCGAGCAGAATGCTAAAAGATTCGTTCCCTACAGTGAAAAAATCCAAGAAGTGGTCGCGAGTATCGCCCAAGGTGGCGGTGATGCAAGCCATCCAATGCTAGAATCGCGCGAAGTCAAGAGGACAGGATATCTTGTCATCACTTCTGATCGCGGACTTGCAGGGGCATTCAATAGCAGCGTTCTCCGGAAGGTTTACCAACAGATCCGAGATCATCACACCTCTGCTGAAGAATATACCCTGATTACGATGGGTCGTATCGGTCGTGACTTCTTCCGCAAACGTAATATGCCAGTAGATATGGATATTACAGGTGTGGCTGATCAGCCGGATTTCGCTGATATCAAGGATATTGCTTCAGATACGGTTCAACTATATACCGATGAAAAAATCGATCAGCTTTACATTTATTACAATCATTATGTCAGCGCTATAACTCAAGAAGTTACGGAAAAGAAAGTGCTGCCATTGACTGATTTGAATAAAGAAGGCAAAGCGAGTCAAAGTTCATATGAGTATGAGCCTAATCAAGAAGAGATTCTTGAGGTCTTGCTTCCGCAGTATGCTGAAAGCTTGATTTATGGTGCTTTGCTCGATAGTAAAGCAAGTGAGCACGCGGCTCGAATGACAGCGATGAAGAGTGCTACAGATAACGCTGATGATTTAATCGGCGATCTTACGCTTTCTTATAACCGCGCACGTCAAGCTGCTATTACCCAGGAGATTACTGAAATTGTCGGCGGTGCAGCTGCCCTCGAATAG